A region of the Clostridia bacterium genome:
TAGAGATGATAGAAACAATGAGTTCAGAGGTAAATATAGAAATGTAGACGTACTATTAATTGACGATATACAATTCATTGCTGGAAAGGAAAGTACCCAGGAGGAGTTCTTCCACACGTTCAACTCTTTATATGATGCAAATAAGCAAATAATTATCTCAAGTGATAGACCTCCAAAAGAAATCCGAACCTTGGAGGATAGGCTCAGATCAAGGTTTGAGCAAGGGTTGATAGCAGATATACAACCACCTGATCTTGAAACCAGGGTAGCTATATTGAAGAAAAAGGCAAGATCAGAAAACCTCTCTATTTCAGATAATGTAATGCTTCTTATAGCAAAAAAAATTCATTCAAATATTAGAGAGCTTGAAGGAGCTTTAATTAGAATAGTAGCGTATTCTTCTCTTACAAATGGTGAGATAAATGAAGATCTTACAAATGAAGCTTTAAAGGACATAATATCCAACTCCAAGCCAAAGCTGGTTACACCCGCTGCTATAAAAGATGTTGTTGGTCAGTACTACAGTATAAAGCTGGAAGATTTCAATGCAAAGAAAAGAAACAAATCAATAGTTTTGCCAAGGCAAATTGCGATGTTCCTTTGCAGAGAACTTACAGACCTTTCCTTGCCAAGGATTGGTGAAGAATTTGGCAGGGACCACACCACTATAATGCATGCTTATGAGAAGATATCTAATGATATGAAAATTGACAGTCAATTGAAATCAGTTTTAGAAGAGCTCAAAAGCAAAGTTGAAACCTAAAGGATATGATTTTAACACTAATATCCTGTTGATATATTATTGAT
Encoded here:
- the dnaA gene encoding chromosomal replication initiator protein DnaA — encoded protein: MYSHITDIWEKTLDVIKVELTEVSFNTWLKAIQPISTRDNLVTFSVPDDFTKGILEARYVTLIKNALKQVSSEYYDIKFIIPTEENYASIMRENTERNQIEETVNTSLNPKYTFDTFVIGNSNRLAHAASVAVAESPAKAYNPLFIYGGVGLGKTHLMHAIGHYISKQNKKAKVVYISSETFTNELINSIRDDRNNEFRGKYRNVDVLLIDDIQFIAGKESTQEEFFHTFNSLYDANKQIIISSDRPPKEIRTLEDRLRSRFEQGLIADIQPPDLETRVAILKKKARSENLSISDNVMLLIAKKIHSNIRELEGALIRIVAYSSLTNGEINEDLTNEALKDIISNSKPKLVTPAAIKDVVGQYYSIKLEDFNAKKRNKSIVLPRQIAMFLCRELTDLSLPRIGEEFGRDHTTIMHAYEKISNDMKIDSQLKSVLEELKSKVET